The sequence TCATAAGCCGTCGCCGTTCTGCCCCCAGACTTGCAGTCTAACGCTGTTAGTGGGAATCTAACGGTGTTAGGCAGCCGTCGCGCGGTGGCTCCGCCCGGCTGCTCCGGGCTGCCCCGCGCCCCGAAGCAGGGGGCACCATGACCGTCCCGGAACCCACCTCCCGTCGCAAAGCCCTGATCCTCGGCACGCTGTGCATCACGCTGTTCATGGCGATGCTCGACAACGTCGTCGTCAACACCGCGCTGCCGAAGATCGGCGCGCAGCTGCACGCCGGCGTCACCGGCCTGCAATGGGTGGTCGAGGGCTACAGCCTGGTCTACGCCGCGCTGCTGCTGACCGGCGGCACGCTCGGCGACCGCCTGGGCCGCAAGCGCGTCTTCCTGGTCGGCGTCGTCGGCTTCAGCCTCGGCTCCATGCTGTGCGCGCTGTCCGGCTCGATCGGCGAGCTCGTCGCGTCGCGGATGGTGCAGGGCGTGGGCGCGGCGATGCTGACGCCGGGCAGCCTGTCGATCATCCGCAACACCTTCCCCGACCCGCGCGAGCGGGCCCGCGCCATCGGCCTGTGGTCCGGCATCTCCGGGCTCGGGCTGGCGCTCGGCCCGGCCGTCGGCGGCCCGCTGGTGGACGCCTTCGGCTGGTCCAGCGTCTTCTGGATCAACGTGCCGATCGGTGTCGTGGCGCTGCTGGTGGGCTGGCGGGTGCTGCCGGAGTTCCACGACGGCCGCGACCGCTTCGACATCCCCGGCCAGGTCACCGGCGCCCTCGGTTTCGGCGCGCTGGTCTTCGCGCTGATCGAGGGGCCGAGCTCGGGCTGGGAGAGCGCGCGGGTGCTCGGCGCCGCCGCCGTCGCCCTGGTCTCGCTGGTCTCGTTCCTGGTCATCGAGGGGACGCGCACGGCGCCGATGCTCGACCTGTCGTTCTTCCGCGACCGGGTGATCTCCGGCGCGCTGATGAGCGGGTTCATGGTGAGCTTCGGCATGTTCGGCGC is a genomic window of Catenulispora sp. MAP5-51 containing:
- a CDS encoding MFS transporter — encoded protein: MTVPEPTSRRKALILGTLCITLFMAMLDNVVVNTALPKIGAQLHAGVTGLQWVVEGYSLVYAALLLTGGTLGDRLGRKRVFLVGVVGFSLGSMLCALSGSIGELVASRMVQGVGAAMLTPGSLSIIRNTFPDPRERARAIGLWSGISGLGLALGPAVGGPLVDAFGWSSVFWINVPIGVVALLVGWRVLPEFHDGRDRFDIPGQVTGALGFGALVFALIEGPSSGWESARVLGAAAVALVSLVSFLVIEGTRTAPMLDLSFFRDRVISGALMSGFMVSFGMFGALFFLPLLMQDVYGWSPTMAGVGSLPATASIMVAAPVAGIVTGRLGPRPALVSGLTLCAIALGGLSLYGIGAHYGQYVWTLPVMGLGMGLSFAPVSVAVLERVPGPKAGMASAVTNTMREVGGVVGIAALGAILTSRMTGLLGHKLHALGVDAGHSHQVVAAVTNGGAGGITAGRALPPALRDTVDSSFVDALHLALRSGAGLLLLAAIAAWILLRTKAKSAALSQPSEVGAPAVAPA